A stretch of Equus przewalskii isolate Varuska chromosome 11, EquPr2, whole genome shotgun sequence DNA encodes these proteins:
- the LOC103544226 gene encoding olfactory receptor 5L1-like, translated as MSEENCTTVTEFVLLGLSDAPELRAFLSLLFLLIYGVRVLANVGMIALIQFSSQLHTPMYFFLSHLSFVDFCYSTVIMPKMLSNILNKEKVISFLGCMVQFYFFCMCAVTEVFLLAVMAYDRFLAICNPLLYTITTSQKFCMFLVSGCYLYGIVCSLVHLCLALEIPSYRSNVVDHFFCDLPPLLTLACYDISINELVVFIVTTFNEIFTIMIIFTSYLFILITVLKMHSAEGRCKAFSTCASHLAAIVVVHGTILFIYCRPSSGNSMDTDKAATVFYTVVIPMLNPLIYSLRNKDVKEAVKKVLGSKLPFEKLFS; from the coding sequence ATGAGTGAAGAGAACTGTACCACTGTGACAGAGTTTGTTCTTCTTGGATTATCAGATGCCCCTGAGCTGAgagcctttctctcccttctgttcCTTCTCATATATGGAGTCAGAGTTTTGGCCAATGTGGGCATGATTGCACTGATTCAGTTCAGCTCTCAActtcacacccccatgtactttttcctcagcCACTTGTCCTTTGTGGATTTTTGCTACTCCACAGTCATCATGCCAAAGATGCTGTCCAATATCTTAAACAAGGAAAAAGTAATCTCCTTCCTGGGATGCATGGTGCAGTTCTACTTCTTCTGTATGTGTGCAGTCACTGAGGTCTTCCTGCTCGCTGTCATGGCTTATGACcgcttcttggccatctgtaaCCCTCTGCTGTACACGATTACCACGTCCCAGAAATTTTGTATGTTTCTAGTTTCCGGCTGTTATCTCTATGGAATTGTGTGTTCTCTGGTTCATTTGTGTTTAGCTCTCGAAATCCCATCCTATAGGTCAAATGTAGTTGAccatttcttttgtgatttgccCCCTCTTTTAACACTTGCTTGCTATGACATCTCTATTAATGAACTCGTGGTGTTTATTGTGACCACTTTCAATGAGATCTTTACCATTATGATCATCTTCACCTCCTACTTGTTTATTCTCATCACCGTCCTGAAGATGCACTCTGCAGAGGGAAGGTGTAAAGCCTTTtccacctgtgcctcccacctcGCAGCCATTGTTGTCGTCCATGGAACAATCCTTTTCATTTATTGCCGGCCCAGTTCTGGCAACAGTATGGATACTGACAAAGCAGCCACGGTATTTTACACTGTAGTGATTCCCATGCTGAATCCCCtgatctacagcctgaggaacaaggatgtgaaagaaGCTGTCAAGAAAGTGTTGGGATCCAAATTGCCTTTTGAAAAGCTATTTTCTTAG